The following are encoded together in the Myxococcus xanthus genome:
- a CDS encoding SDR family oxidoreductase, translated as MTTHASHQGTYAVEHVLQRIRRCAADVTRYPVDILTADAQLEDELGIDSVKLAEIAAVVGREFNIPSERLPRGAQARTLGAMADVVARLLADTQPAAVATPPPAPVAAPVLQVSSAGSPVKDLEARVRAVFARVTRYPEELLTPEADLEDELGIDSVKQAEVMAVLIKELGLTDAPQPSQRLRTISSICEMARARLAVAAPVREDRAPRQSPPPAVLPFAGKVAFVTGSGKGIGKVIAARLAGSGATVVVNSFHSRDEGERTVQEIVDAGGKAFHAWGSVAQEEHLDRMFASIEAQFGGLDFLVCNASNGLIGPFDRITPRDWDKAFRTCITGTYECAMRARPLMARRGGGSIVTMSTSMSQRYMHDLGCQGVVKAGVESLTRYLAAELAPDGIRTNCVSAGPVHGELLRMFPDAASRVARWESATPGGEICTAEDVADVTELLLGPKTRRVNGAIWVVDAGLSGTVDGLLPGASEARRSEAQRGSHRSEHDLRALLALDS; from the coding sequence ATGACAACGCACGCATCTCATCAGGGCACCTACGCGGTCGAGCACGTTCTCCAGCGGATTCGCCGTTGTGCCGCTGACGTCACGCGGTACCCCGTGGACATCCTGACGGCGGACGCGCAGCTCGAGGACGAGCTCGGCATTGACTCCGTCAAGCTGGCGGAGATCGCCGCCGTGGTCGGGCGCGAGTTCAACATTCCGTCCGAGCGGCTGCCACGGGGCGCTCAGGCGCGTACGTTGGGTGCGATGGCGGACGTGGTGGCGCGGCTGCTCGCGGACACGCAGCCCGCCGCCGTCGCGACGCCTCCACCGGCGCCTGTCGCGGCTCCCGTACTCCAGGTGTCGTCAGCGGGCTCACCGGTGAAGGACCTGGAGGCGCGGGTCCGTGCCGTCTTCGCTCGGGTGACGCGCTATCCGGAAGAGCTCTTGACGCCGGAGGCGGACCTGGAGGACGAGCTGGGCATCGACTCGGTCAAGCAGGCCGAGGTGATGGCCGTGCTCATCAAGGAGCTGGGCCTGACCGATGCTCCGCAGCCTTCGCAGCGGCTGCGGACGATTTCCTCTATCTGTGAGATGGCGCGCGCTCGGCTGGCGGTCGCGGCGCCCGTGCGCGAGGACCGAGCGCCGCGTCAGTCGCCGCCGCCAGCCGTGCTGCCCTTCGCGGGGAAGGTCGCGTTCGTTACGGGCTCTGGGAAGGGGATTGGCAAGGTCATCGCGGCTCGCCTGGCCGGCTCGGGGGCGACGGTGGTGGTGAACTCGTTCCACTCCCGTGACGAAGGAGAGCGGACGGTTCAGGAGATTGTTGACGCAGGAGGGAAGGCGTTCCACGCCTGGGGCTCAGTCGCGCAGGAAGAGCACCTGGACCGGATGTTCGCCAGCATCGAGGCGCAGTTCGGCGGGTTGGACTTCCTGGTGTGCAACGCGTCCAACGGCCTCATCGGACCGTTCGACCGGATTACTCCGCGCGACTGGGACAAGGCGTTCCGCACCTGCATCACGGGGACCTATGAGTGCGCCATGCGCGCGCGGCCCCTGATGGCCCGGCGTGGCGGCGGAAGCATCGTGACGATGTCCACCTCCATGTCCCAGCGGTACATGCACGACCTCGGCTGTCAGGGCGTGGTGAAGGCCGGGGTGGAGTCCTTGACACGCTACCTGGCCGCGGAGCTGGCACCGGATGGCATCCGGACCAACTGCGTGTCCGCGGGACCGGTGCATGGCGAGCTGCTGCGCATGTTCCCCGACGCCGCGAGCCGGGTCGCGCGCTGGGAGTCGGCGACGCCGGGCGGGGAAATCTGCACTGCCGAGGATGTCGCCGACGTCACCGAGCTCCTCCTGGGGCCCAAGACGCGCCGGGTAAACGGCGCCATCTGGGTGGTGGATGCGGGGCTCTCCGGCACGGTGGACGGGCTGCTGCCGGGCGCGTCGGAGGCACGGCGTTCCGAGGCGCAGCGCGGGTCTCACCGCAGTGAGCACGACCTGCGAGCGCTCCTCGCGCTCGATTCCTGA
- a CDS encoding type I polyketide synthase, which yields MGYFAVPYDIHFDDTMAYGSHHFLTNFKFQCAGREHLLFSPDVFDVPEFRRDFDQVLLLTYEGYSRNLAPASLGDRLVVLTTLEEGGAVSIRFCFRTLKSDGTPVACGFQTVLCADRTSGALCSFPDSFLRCFDSLSGIFERAGARSFRDCVQQGGSALKEVFPESIRALAKSLLADPASLGTSRVVSLEGAPAASTAESPGALVLPPGATAFLFAGQGSFDPGLYLQLKALDPDLGDELQGVAAACRAVGVEAEPLLAARDVSGVQRALEELPQLDQLGIYLSGVLGARWMQRQGASPDVFVGHSFGEIAAMTAAGALDLRAGAQVVCHRIRALQVLPDDFGTLAAVALGESEAVRAIAECGASRLHIAGRNHARQTVVAGARGELARLRALLEGRGQGFTFVSSRYPFHHPGMAPAAKAFREMLDRVPMQAPRRRIYSPIERRAYVGGRPELADALASHLVRSFDFLGTVETLSRAGCARFVDCGTTGVLARIVQKIIPEETAAEVSVISKLLPAERSAPSAGIEPKSVDAAEVDESGIAVVSLGCILPGGAKDPETYWQNIRKGISGIVDQGLLQPELVTDFAGPAGTPDRTYTLLTGYVRDEDLVPPPGFDPTRFQQYVREQKLLAIALSQAMQGLKPVASKTPGRIQCLLGSTAEGSAEYDAALSVEAGEALLSARGERVHDIAALACAAREALGVEAISSDLAPHPTLQAVVTDVVGQGVATTLLDAACASSLYAMALGMKALERGDSDLILAGGVFSPGPGNSCLFSQFNGLSATGSRPFDARADGVIFGEGAGVVGLMRLKDAVAAGHRVHAVIRGAGLSSDGRSSSANVPRSDGQVAAMEACYSGAQVDPASVQYIEAHGTATPAGDATELRSIARVFGGKRSGVQLASVKALIGHVGWAAGAASVIKLCKAMAHRIFPVQSNFDAPGAALRAMGPGFEVNTREQPWPENGELPRRAATNGFGFGGTNAHLVLEEYRGPSSAPKSREGIPSEAELVVVATEGLFPDGRGRPEAGVPVEVGARFDLQALRLPPTVRLLPDISEDMDATQHLGLVVGSALAQKLGAFDALRSGTAIVLGLEGKTRRGVEAVQRVLAFTLQRRLSEKARREPASAAVLPLAERLYSAVMGSLRPSGPYTLQGMMPNVTPGRVAGALDVKGPNFVVDAGAASSSAALQAARGLLESGFELVLVGSTHIGRPGEVRGAQQPEEGAALFAVTTAEKARRLGLKPMCQLQLSTRGTKGTGAGIDLPPHSAAESLALLRAVHAAADGRAGTLRFHPDAATGVRLEVRLQPMADGLPVESMQSSSRAHSHAATEGRLGVSSRAAEQGGRIDASTSPLRTHPDAVTDGRSELPSRPSEGVRLASSRSVESASSPADGASGAELQAAAGGFDHAAPIQYLSPVLVERPVRKTRPSYLRGRRVLFIAEDVALARELAARAQALCGAEHLILCPGTGSDSGRVRYVDLTTDTSAEAGLAALGFEPEVILAVSRIEAGALEAAVVADTAMKHGALELLFLTARRAYERLSRGEVELVSLCIGAVGPRRCLHPMSGLFAGMLKSIGREVPARNVRAVSTTAMLLQEALELAEAELGSEVEGNHSIEVCFEGPVRCVRVLRVTDVTADLAATLDSRSVVLLTGGGRGVTAVLAGALLKRFGCKVVLVGRSDPDEAPLRVLQAREEDLPAMEREFYASELARNRGVRMPELRKRFERFLAARELKATLEGLGRLPGEVLYRAADVTRAADVDCVVQEIVDTHGRLDLVVHGAGTQTSKKLNRRQLGELRTNLGTKLLGLRNLREACVSRLARPVPFHILTSAFSYIGNDGQADYGAANEALDRLCAWVSDASQEVRWCSVGWLAWDGIGMTRGSEYRVLGASRHLRGIRAEEGEALFLQLVDGRPRQAINVQLTESERSYYALEVLPAEETRSLSAGPVQRELVVDSASVPCLEDHLVRGTPTLPGAWALDLMLQAAVGNGRPELRTVTIEDVRFSRFIRVKQGGRQHLRAECSPLIDEPGCHGVRVRLMGDIVHASGVVLEKDLVYAEARFTLTAEPPRGTPELDAAAPSGQALRVHDPHCAAGAPIELRKMFDCLEEIRIEPSARFARLGLPAEPRQAGSTVPALVLDAALRLSAMHVDGESSAVFAPIQFQRATFDRGLVDVRGGAPLHLSLKALPPRVDGDLLECGTVAALDEAGRLRMLLEGGLARPMA from the coding sequence ATGGGTTACTTCGCGGTCCCGTACGACATTCATTTCGATGACACGATGGCCTACGGGAGCCATCACTTCCTCACGAACTTCAAGTTCCAGTGTGCTGGACGGGAGCACCTGCTCTTCAGCCCGGACGTGTTCGACGTGCCGGAGTTCCGGCGCGACTTCGACCAGGTGCTGCTGCTCACCTACGAGGGCTACTCGCGCAACCTGGCACCGGCCAGCCTGGGAGACCGGTTGGTGGTGCTGACGACACTGGAGGAGGGGGGAGCGGTCTCCATCCGCTTCTGCTTTAGGACCCTCAAGAGCGATGGGACGCCAGTGGCGTGCGGCTTCCAGACGGTTCTCTGTGCGGACCGGACGTCGGGTGCCCTGTGTTCGTTTCCCGATTCGTTCCTGCGGTGCTTCGATTCGTTGTCCGGCATCTTCGAGCGCGCAGGGGCACGGAGCTTCCGGGACTGTGTCCAGCAGGGAGGTTCCGCACTCAAGGAGGTGTTTCCAGAGTCCATCCGGGCGCTGGCGAAGTCGCTGCTCGCGGACCCGGCGTCGCTGGGGACGTCCCGCGTCGTTTCGTTGGAGGGGGCGCCCGCGGCGAGTACTGCCGAGAGTCCCGGCGCGCTGGTGCTGCCGCCGGGGGCGACGGCATTTCTGTTCGCCGGGCAGGGTTCGTTTGATCCAGGGCTCTATCTCCAATTGAAGGCGCTCGACCCTGACCTCGGAGACGAGCTTCAGGGGGTCGCCGCCGCATGTCGTGCGGTCGGAGTGGAGGCGGAGCCGTTGCTCGCCGCGCGTGATGTCTCGGGCGTCCAGCGTGCGCTGGAAGAGCTGCCTCAGCTCGACCAACTGGGCATCTACCTGTCCGGAGTCCTGGGCGCCCGGTGGATGCAGCGCCAGGGGGCGAGCCCGGACGTGTTCGTGGGGCACAGCTTCGGGGAGATTGCCGCGATGACGGCGGCGGGTGCGCTCGACTTGCGCGCTGGCGCGCAGGTCGTCTGCCACCGCATCCGAGCGCTTCAGGTCCTTCCCGACGACTTCGGAACGCTGGCGGCGGTGGCGCTCGGGGAGTCCGAGGCCGTTCGCGCCATCGCGGAGTGCGGCGCTTCGAGATTGCACATCGCGGGACGCAACCACGCGCGGCAGACGGTGGTAGCGGGAGCGCGCGGTGAGCTCGCGCGGCTCCGCGCGCTGCTGGAAGGCCGGGGGCAGGGATTCACCTTCGTTTCGAGCCGGTACCCCTTCCACCATCCGGGCATGGCCCCGGCCGCGAAGGCCTTCCGCGAGATGCTGGACCGTGTGCCCATGCAGGCGCCACGGCGCCGTATCTATTCGCCCATTGAACGGCGCGCTTATGTGGGCGGGCGGCCAGAGCTGGCGGATGCGCTCGCATCGCACCTGGTGCGCTCGTTCGACTTCCTGGGGACGGTGGAGACGCTCTCCCGCGCGGGATGCGCGCGCTTCGTCGACTGCGGAACCACGGGCGTCCTGGCGCGCATCGTCCAGAAAATCATCCCCGAGGAGACGGCCGCCGAGGTGAGCGTCATCAGCAAGCTGCTTCCGGCGGAGCGGTCTGCCCCGTCGGCTGGCATCGAGCCGAAGTCCGTGGATGCCGCCGAGGTCGACGAAAGCGGCATTGCCGTGGTGTCGCTGGGCTGCATCCTGCCGGGGGGAGCGAAGGACCCGGAAACGTACTGGCAGAACATCCGGAAGGGCATCAGCGGCATCGTCGACCAGGGCCTGTTGCAGCCCGAGTTGGTGACGGACTTCGCGGGTCCCGCGGGAACTCCAGACCGGACGTACACCCTGCTCACGGGGTATGTGCGGGATGAGGACCTGGTTCCGCCGCCGGGCTTCGACCCGACGCGTTTCCAGCAGTACGTCCGCGAGCAGAAGCTGCTGGCCATCGCCCTTTCGCAGGCCATGCAGGGACTGAAGCCGGTGGCATCGAAGACGCCGGGGCGCATCCAGTGCCTGCTCGGTTCGACGGCGGAAGGGTCGGCCGAGTACGACGCCGCGCTGAGCGTGGAGGCTGGAGAGGCGCTGCTGAGTGCCCGGGGGGAGCGGGTTCATGACATCGCGGCGCTGGCGTGCGCGGCGCGTGAGGCACTTGGGGTGGAGGCCATCTCCAGTGACCTGGCGCCGCATCCCACCCTGCAGGCCGTGGTGACGGACGTGGTGGGGCAGGGTGTCGCCACCACGCTGCTCGACGCTGCTTGTGCGTCGTCGCTCTATGCCATGGCGCTGGGCATGAAGGCGCTGGAGCGAGGGGACTCGGACCTGATTCTTGCTGGCGGCGTGTTCTCGCCGGGGCCTGGCAACAGTTGTCTGTTCTCACAGTTCAACGGCCTGTCCGCCACGGGGAGCCGGCCCTTTGACGCGCGCGCGGACGGCGTCATCTTCGGTGAAGGCGCGGGTGTCGTTGGGCTGATGCGCCTGAAGGACGCAGTCGCGGCGGGGCACCGGGTCCATGCCGTCATTCGAGGCGCGGGGCTCTCCAGTGATGGTCGGAGCAGCTCAGCGAACGTGCCTCGGTCGGACGGGCAGGTGGCGGCGATGGAGGCGTGCTACTCGGGGGCCCAGGTTGACCCGGCGAGCGTGCAGTACATCGAGGCGCACGGAACGGCGACTCCCGCGGGGGACGCCACCGAGCTCAGGTCGATTGCCCGCGTCTTTGGTGGCAAGCGCAGTGGCGTTCAGCTCGCCAGCGTCAAGGCACTGATTGGCCACGTTGGCTGGGCCGCGGGTGCTGCTTCGGTCATCAAGCTGTGCAAGGCGATGGCGCACCGGATCTTCCCGGTGCAGTCCAACTTCGATGCGCCCGGTGCCGCGCTGCGCGCCATGGGGCCCGGCTTCGAGGTGAACACGCGCGAGCAGCCTTGGCCGGAGAATGGCGAATTGCCTCGTCGTGCCGCCACCAATGGCTTTGGCTTTGGCGGAACCAATGCCCACCTGGTGCTGGAGGAGTACCGGGGGCCTTCATCGGCGCCGAAGTCCCGTGAGGGCATCCCATCGGAGGCCGAACTCGTGGTCGTGGCCACGGAGGGCTTGTTCCCGGATGGACGCGGACGGCCCGAAGCGGGGGTTCCTGTCGAGGTGGGAGCGCGCTTCGATCTGCAGGCACTGCGCCTGCCGCCCACGGTGCGCCTGCTGCCCGACATCTCCGAGGACATGGATGCGACGCAGCACCTCGGGCTCGTGGTCGGGAGTGCGCTCGCCCAGAAGCTGGGGGCGTTCGACGCGCTTCGTTCAGGGACGGCCATCGTGCTGGGGCTGGAGGGCAAGACGCGCCGTGGTGTCGAGGCGGTCCAGCGTGTCCTGGCGTTCACGCTGCAACGGCGCTTGAGTGAGAAGGCTCGTCGCGAGCCAGCATCCGCCGCGGTGCTGCCCCTGGCGGAGCGTCTTTACTCGGCGGTGATGGGGAGCCTCCGTCCCTCGGGGCCGTACACGCTTCAGGGGATGATGCCGAACGTCACGCCCGGCCGTGTCGCGGGAGCGCTCGACGTCAAGGGGCCCAATTTCGTGGTGGATGCGGGGGCTGCGTCGTCCTCGGCGGCGCTCCAGGCTGCGCGGGGGCTTCTGGAGAGCGGCTTCGAGCTGGTCCTCGTGGGCAGTACGCACATTGGCAGGCCGGGTGAAGTCAGAGGGGCGCAGCAGCCCGAGGAAGGCGCGGCGCTCTTCGCGGTGACGACGGCGGAGAAGGCCCGAAGGCTCGGCTTGAAGCCCATGTGCCAGCTTCAGCTTTCCACCCGTGGCACGAAGGGGACAGGTGCGGGTATCGACCTGCCACCGCACTCGGCGGCGGAGAGCCTGGCATTGCTGCGCGCCGTACACGCGGCGGCGGATGGCCGTGCTGGCACGCTGCGGTTCCACCCCGATGCCGCGACAGGTGTCCGGCTCGAAGTGCGGCTCCAGCCGATGGCGGACGGGCTGCCCGTGGAATCAATGCAGTCGTCGTCGCGAGCCCACTCCCATGCCGCAACGGAAGGCCGGCTTGGCGTGTCATCTCGGGCAGCGGAGCAGGGAGGGCGGATTGACGCCTCCACGTCACCTCTTCGGACGCATCCTGATGCCGTGACGGACGGCCGAAGCGAACTGCCGTCCCGACCGTCAGAGGGAGTGCGGCTTGCTTCTTCCCGTTCTGTTGAATCCGCGTCGTCACCCGCCGACGGCGCATCGGGAGCCGAGTTGCAAGCCGCAGCGGGAGGCTTCGACCACGCCGCGCCCATTCAGTACCTGTCGCCCGTGCTGGTGGAGCGGCCGGTTCGGAAGACACGGCCCTCGTATCTCAGAGGCCGTCGGGTGCTGTTCATCGCGGAGGACGTGGCGCTCGCGCGCGAGCTTGCAGCTCGGGCGCAGGCCCTGTGCGGGGCGGAGCACCTGATTCTCTGTCCGGGAACAGGTTCGGATTCGGGACGCGTCCGGTACGTCGACCTCACGACCGACACCTCCGCGGAGGCCGGGCTGGCCGCCCTTGGCTTCGAGCCCGAGGTCATCCTTGCGGTCAGCCGCATCGAGGCAGGGGCGCTCGAGGCCGCGGTGGTCGCGGACACGGCGATGAAGCACGGGGCCCTGGAGCTGCTCTTCCTGACCGCCCGTCGCGCGTATGAGCGCCTGTCTCGTGGCGAGGTGGAGCTGGTGAGTCTGTGCATTGGCGCTGTGGGCCCACGGCGGTGCCTGCATCCAATGTCGGGACTGTTCGCGGGGATGCTCAAGTCCATCGGGCGGGAAGTGCCTGCCCGGAACGTTCGTGCCGTCTCCACCACGGCCATGCTGCTCCAGGAGGCGCTCGAGCTGGCCGAGGCTGAGCTGGGCTCGGAGGTGGAGGGGAATCACTCCATCGAGGTGTGCTTCGAAGGTCCGGTGCGCTGTGTCCGCGTGTTGCGGGTGACGGACGTCACGGCGGACCTGGCGGCGACGCTCGATTCGCGCTCGGTGGTCCTGCTCACGGGCGGGGGCCGGGGCGTCACGGCAGTCCTCGCGGGAGCCCTGCTCAAGCGGTTTGGATGCAAGGTGGTCCTCGTAGGGCGGAGCGATCCGGATGAGGCACCCCTGCGCGTGCTCCAGGCCCGTGAGGAAGACCTGCCGGCGATGGAGCGGGAGTTCTACGCCTCGGAGCTGGCCCGCAATCGGGGCGTGCGCATGCCAGAGCTGCGCAAGCGCTTCGAGCGCTTCCTGGCCGCTCGCGAGCTGAAGGCCACGCTGGAGGGCCTGGGCCGGCTTCCGGGCGAGGTGCTCTACCGGGCCGCGGACGTCACGCGAGCGGCGGACGTGGACTGCGTGGTCCAGGAAATCGTCGACACGCATGGACGACTGGACCTGGTGGTGCATGGGGCGGGCACGCAGACGTCCAAGAAGCTGAATCGCAGGCAGCTCGGGGAGTTGCGTACGAACCTGGGCACCAAGCTGCTGGGGCTCAGGAACCTGCGGGAAGCCTGCGTGAGTCGGCTCGCTCGGCCGGTGCCGTTCCACATCCTTACCTCCGCGTTCAGCTACATCGGGAATGACGGGCAGGCGGATTACGGCGCGGCGAACGAGGCGCTGGACCGGCTCTGCGCCTGGGTCAGCGACGCGAGCCAGGAGGTCCGCTGGTGCAGCGTGGGCTGGTTGGCCTGGGACGGAATCGGCATGACGCGGGGTTCGGAGTACCGCGTGCTCGGTGCCAGCCGGCATCTGCGAGGAATCCGAGCGGAGGAAGGCGAAGCGCTCTTCCTCCAACTCGTGGATGGGCGGCCTCGACAGGCCATCAACGTCCAGCTCACTGAGAGCGAGCGTTCCTACTACGCACTGGAGGTCTTGCCCGCGGAGGAGACGCGTTCTCTGTCGGCCGGGCCCGTGCAGCGCGAGCTGGTCGTGGATTCGGCGAGTGTGCCGTGCCTGGAGGACCACCTCGTGCGTGGCACGCCCACGTTGCCTGGGGCCTGGGCGTTGGACCTGATGCTGCAAGCCGCGGTGGGCAACGGGCGGCCAGAGCTGCGCACCGTCACCATCGAGGACGTCCGGTTCTCACGCTTCATCCGAGTCAAGCAGGGAGGCCGCCAGCACCTGCGCGCCGAATGCTCGCCCCTCATCGATGAGCCCGGATGTCATGGCGTGCGGGTCCGGCTGATGGGGGACATCGTCCATGCGTCGGGTGTCGTGCTGGAGAAGGACCTCGTCTATGCGGAGGCGCGGTTCACGCTGACGGCGGAGCCGCCGCGGGGCACGCCGGAGCTGGATGCGGCGGCGCCGTCGGGACAGGCACTGCGGGTCCACGACCCACACTGCGCCGCCGGTGCACCCATCGAACTGCGGAAGATGTTCGACTGCCTGGAGGAAATTCGCATCGAGCCGTCGGCCCGGTTCGCGCGGTTGGGGCTGCCGGCCGAGCCTCGTCAGGCGGGCAGCACCGTGCCCGCGCTCGTCCTGGATGCCGCCTTGCGGCTGAGCGCGATGCATGTGGATGGGGAGTCGAGCGCGGTGTTCGCGCCCATCCAGTTCCAGCGGGCCACGTTCGATCGCGGCCTGGTGGACGTCCGGGGTGGAGCGCCGCTTCACCTCTCGTTGAAGGCACTTCCTCCGCGAGTGGATGGCGACCTGCTGGAGTGCGGCACCGTCGCTGCGCTCGACGAGGCGGGGCGGCTTCGGATGTTGCTCGAGGGCGGCCTTGCGCGGCCCATGGCTTGA
- a CDS encoding fatty acid desaturase family protein has product MNSSNPQAGPIPADDPRWLRSELRRVMPPESFQPQPLRGIVAFGLVPVMVVLMWAAGSGRLPWWACLLISFALGQMVTAVGLAAHEALHHAVFRSRALESLLGWVGFSPFLVTPGNWRAWHVQAHHSAANVLVRDPDILPRQSEWRTQWFAKVFHAMSPGSGSLLSFVSFSFFFTAQGQAFLWHHSRLPQFKHVHMHRTRERVLTVLVMVGWGAVGWWMGPMGALYALILPLLIGNITLMIYIATNHWLLAAHEESDNPFVNTASVATHPVMDWLHYNFSHHQEHHIFPAMSPKFAPLLRKHLRDLNPEASQVYPHLHALRMLYRRPALYAEDGQTLMAPEGTPAIATEDLRRQLKEPIVL; this is encoded by the coding sequence ATGAATTCTTCCAATCCCCAGGCGGGACCCATTCCCGCCGATGACCCCCGGTGGCTGCGGTCGGAGCTGCGCCGGGTGATGCCGCCGGAGTCCTTCCAGCCGCAGCCCCTGCGAGGCATCGTCGCGTTCGGGCTGGTTCCGGTGATGGTGGTCTTGATGTGGGCCGCGGGAAGCGGGCGGCTGCCATGGTGGGCGTGCCTGCTCATTTCGTTCGCGCTCGGGCAGATGGTGACGGCCGTGGGGCTGGCGGCGCATGAGGCGCTGCACCACGCGGTGTTCCGCAGCAGGGCGCTGGAGAGTCTCCTGGGCTGGGTGGGCTTCAGCCCGTTCCTGGTGACCCCCGGGAACTGGCGGGCGTGGCACGTCCAGGCACACCACAGCGCGGCGAACGTCCTGGTTCGAGATCCGGACATCCTGCCGCGTCAGAGCGAGTGGCGGACCCAGTGGTTCGCGAAGGTGTTCCACGCGATGTCCCCGGGCTCGGGCTCGTTGCTGAGCTTCGTCAGCTTCAGCTTCTTCTTCACCGCCCAGGGACAGGCCTTCCTCTGGCACCACAGCCGGCTGCCGCAGTTCAAGCATGTGCACATGCATCGAACGCGGGAGCGCGTCCTCACGGTGCTCGTGATGGTGGGGTGGGGCGCGGTGGGCTGGTGGATGGGGCCCATGGGGGCGCTCTATGCGCTCATCCTTCCGCTCCTCATCGGCAACATCACCTTGATGATCTACATCGCCACCAACCATTGGCTGCTGGCCGCGCACGAGGAGTCGGACAACCCCTTCGTGAACACGGCCAGCGTGGCGACGCATCCGGTGATGGACTGGCTGCACTACAACTTCAGCCACCACCAGGAGCACCACATCTTCCCGGCCATGAGCCCGAAGTTCGCGCCGCTGCTTCGCAAGCACCTGCGCGATCTCAACCCCGAAGCGTCACAGGTGTACCCGCACCTGCACGCGCTCCGGATGCTGTACCGGCGCCCGGCGCTCTATGCCGAGGACGGACAGACGCTCATGGCACCGGAGGGGACGCCTGCGATTGCCACAGAGGACCTGCGCCGCCAACTCAAAGAGCCAATCGTGCTTTGA